The proteins below are encoded in one region of Gemmatimonadota bacterium:
- the der gene encoding ribosome biogenesis GTPase Der: MSRATVALVGRPNTGKSTLFNRLVGGREAIVSDKAGTTRDRHFGEANWIGVDFWLVDTGGLVPGSQDTMDKAIGAQVERAVEEADVVIFLVDGKDGINPIDAEIAAGLRASGKPVILGVNKLDDIAERDARFVFYSLGLGEPWPVSAATGKGSGDLLDEVVRLLPESDDDEETERIDVAVIGRPNAGKSSLVNKLLGEERLVVTPIAGTTRDSIDTDFAYDGGVIRFIDTAGLRRKAKVEEDLEFYSGMRTERSIGRADICLLVVDAERGMHNQDLRIANKAWDAGCAVIVYVNKWDLIPEKDANTAKRGQEQLIEKAPFLEFVPFLYGSALTGQRVRNVLELIRKVADERKRRIPTAEVNTVLEALLERAAPPQAAGDEVKLLYATQIESAPPTFVIICNRPDHVAESYQRYLIRGFRKAWGFTGSPLRLKLNRRGNRN; encoded by the coding sequence ATGAGCAGAGCCACCGTAGCCCTGGTCGGACGCCCGAACACCGGGAAGTCGACCCTCTTCAATCGCCTCGTCGGTGGACGCGAAGCCATCGTCTCCGACAAGGCCGGCACCACGCGCGATCGACACTTCGGCGAGGCCAACTGGATCGGCGTCGACTTCTGGCTGGTCGACACGGGCGGGCTCGTGCCCGGCTCGCAAGACACGATGGACAAGGCGATCGGCGCGCAGGTCGAACGTGCGGTGGAGGAAGCCGACGTCGTGATCTTCCTGGTCGACGGCAAGGACGGCATCAACCCGATCGATGCCGAAATCGCCGCCGGACTTCGTGCCTCCGGCAAGCCGGTCATCCTGGGCGTGAACAAGCTCGATGACATCGCCGAGCGCGACGCCCGCTTCGTCTTCTACTCGCTCGGGCTCGGCGAGCCGTGGCCCGTCTCTGCCGCCACCGGGAAGGGGAGCGGCGACCTTCTCGACGAAGTGGTGCGCCTCCTTCCCGAGTCGGATGACGACGAGGAGACCGAGCGGATCGATGTTGCGGTGATTGGCCGACCGAACGCCGGCAAGTCGTCGCTGGTGAACAAGCTCCTCGGCGAGGAGCGGCTGGTGGTGACGCCGATCGCCGGCACCACGCGCGACTCGATCGACACCGACTTCGCGTATGACGGCGGCGTGATCCGCTTCATCGATACCGCCGGCCTCCGGCGGAAGGCCAAGGTCGAAGAAGACCTGGAGTTCTACTCGGGGATGCGGACGGAGCGCTCCATCGGGCGCGCCGACATCTGTCTCCTCGTCGTCGATGCCGAGCGCGGGATGCACAACCAGGATCTCCGCATCGCCAACAAGGCGTGGGACGCCGGCTGCGCAGTCATCGTCTATGTGAACAAGTGGGACCTGATCCCCGAGAAGGACGCCAACACGGCGAAGCGTGGACAGGAACAGTTGATCGAGAAGGCGCCGTTCCTCGAATTCGTTCCGTTCCTCTACGGCTCGGCGTTGACCGGACAGCGCGTGCGCAACGTCCTCGAGCTGATCCGCAAGGTGGCCGACGAACGGAAGCGCCGCATTCCGACCGCCGAGGTCAACACCGTCCTCGAGGCGCTGCTCGAGCGGGCCGCCCCGCCGCAGGCCGCTGGCGACGAAGTGAAGCTGTTGTACGCGACGCAGATCGAGTCGGCGCCGCCGACCTTCGTCATCATCTGCAATCGACCGGACCACGTCGCCGAGTCCTACCAGCGCTATCTCATTCGCGGCTTCCGGAAGGCGTGGGGCTTCACGGGCTCGCCCTTGCGCCTCAAGCTGAACCGGCGGGGAAACCGGAATTGA
- the plsY gene encoding glycerol-3-phosphate 1-O-acyltransferase PlsY has product MTAALLGAVVASYLLGAIPTSHWVAHGLKGIDLRTVGSGNLGATNLYRQLGWRYAIPVGIFDMLKGAIPVAVIGPWAGAGAIGSLLLGVVAVFGHVFSLFVGFKGGKGVATGGGIVLGFAPWAFLVALLVWIVTTRLSGYVSLGSILGALALPPAIWLLHPAERAAVPYVVLLSALVIWFHRANIRRLMAGTENRFGTGRPTTGATT; this is encoded by the coding sequence TTGACGGCAGCGCTCCTCGGTGCGGTCGTGGCGTCGTACCTGCTCGGGGCGATTCCCACCTCGCATTGGGTGGCGCACGGCCTCAAGGGGATCGATCTCCGGACCGTCGGGAGCGGCAATCTCGGCGCGACCAACCTCTATCGTCAGCTCGGCTGGCGGTATGCAATTCCCGTCGGAATCTTCGACATGCTCAAGGGAGCCATTCCCGTGGCGGTCATCGGGCCGTGGGCTGGGGCGGGGGCGATCGGCTCACTCCTGCTCGGCGTGGTGGCGGTGTTTGGCCACGTCTTCTCCCTCTTCGTCGGCTTCAAGGGCGGCAAGGGCGTGGCGACTGGTGGCGGGATCGTCCTCGGCTTCGCGCCTTGGGCCTTTCTGGTGGCCCTGCTGGTGTGGATCGTGACGACGCGCCTGAGCGGTTACGTCTCGCTCGGCAGCATCCTCGGCGCCCTGGCGCTGCCGCCGGCGATCTGGTTGCTGCATCCGGCCGAGCGCGCCGCGGTCCCCTACGTCGTGCTGTTGTCGGCGCTGGTGATCTGGTTCCACCGGGCCAACATCCGACGGCTGATGGCGGGGACCGAGAACCGCTTCGGCACGGGCCGGCCCACCACCGGGGCGACCACGTGA
- a CDS encoding NAD(P)-dependent glycerol-3-phosphate dehydrogenase, translated as MSRVAVLGAGAWGTALADLLARKGHEVRLWAHEPDVATAINADHLNPLYFPDAPLDPRLIASSDLAAVLDGAPVICSVAPSHVTRGLFERAAPMVRPGTRLVCATKGIETETLALMSDVAAEVLPHAPFVALSGPSFADEVHEGQPTAVVAASRDEAACEEVQQLFSTPYFRVYSGSDVTGVELAGSLKNTMAIAAGILEGLGLGHNPRAALLTRGLAEIARLGAALGARPETFAGLAGMGDLILTCTGALSRNRQLGVLLAQGLTLAEYRATHRNVAEGVNTALGASRLATKHGVAMPITEQVAAVLYQGASPREAIRLLMERELKAERWT; from the coding sequence GTGAGCCGGGTGGCAGTGCTTGGCGCGGGCGCCTGGGGAACGGCACTGGCCGACTTGCTCGCAAGGAAGGGCCATGAGGTGCGGCTCTGGGCGCACGAACCCGATGTCGCCACCGCAATCAACGCCGACCACCTGAACCCACTCTACTTCCCGGATGCCCCGCTCGATCCCCGCTTGATCGCAAGCAGTGATCTCGCGGCCGTGCTCGACGGTGCGCCGGTGATCTGCTCGGTGGCACCGAGTCACGTGACGCGCGGATTGTTCGAACGGGCGGCGCCGATGGTGCGTCCCGGCACCCGACTGGTCTGCGCGACGAAGGGGATCGAGACGGAGACGCTCGCGCTGATGAGCGATGTCGCCGCGGAGGTGCTGCCACACGCGCCGTTCGTCGCGTTGTCGGGGCCGAGTTTCGCCGACGAGGTGCACGAGGGCCAGCCGACAGCCGTCGTGGCCGCGTCGCGCGATGAGGCCGCCTGCGAGGAAGTGCAGCAGCTCTTCAGTACGCCCTACTTCCGGGTGTACTCGGGAAGCGATGTGACCGGCGTCGAGTTGGCGGGAAGCTTGAAGAACACCATGGCGATCGCCGCCGGCATCCTCGAAGGCCTCGGACTGGGTCACAATCCGCGCGCGGCGCTGCTGACCCGCGGCCTGGCAGAAATTGCGCGGCTCGGTGCGGCGCTCGGCGCTCGGCCGGAAACCTTCGCGGGGCTCGCCGGGATGGGGGATCTCATCCTCACCTGCACCGGCGCCTTGTCCCGGAATCGTCAGCTTGGCGTGTTGCTGGCTCAGGGGCTGACGCTCGCCGAGTACCGCGCGACGCATCGCAACGTGGCGGAGGGGGTCAACACGGCACTCGGCGCGTCGCGGCTCGCGACGAAGCATGGCGTGGCAATGCCGATCACCGAGCAGGTGGCGGCGGTGTTGTATCAGGGGGCCTCGCCGCGCGAGGCGATCCGACTGCTGATGGAGCGGGAGCTCAAGGCGGAGCGATGGACATGA
- a CDS encoding MerR family transcriptional regulator — MTLPNPVQQFFSIGEVCALTDLKPHVLRYWESQFRFLNPAKNRSGNRVYKSREVEMIMLVKHLLYTEKFTIEGARQRLDAYRRTGELKNAARAAMRWETVQEVRASLDDVLAVLEGREPAIRAQPADEEVG; from the coding sequence ATGACCCTGCCGAATCCGGTGCAGCAATTCTTCTCGATCGGCGAGGTGTGTGCCCTCACCGATCTCAAGCCGCACGTGTTGCGCTACTGGGAGAGCCAGTTTCGCTTCCTGAATCCGGCGAAGAATCGCTCGGGCAATCGCGTGTACAAGTCGCGCGAAGTCGAGATGATCATGCTGGTGAAGCATCTCCTGTACACGGAGAAGTTCACCATCGAGGGCGCGCGTCAGCGTCTTGACGCCTACCGTCGCACCGGCGAGCTCAAGAACGCGGCACGGGCGGCGATGCGTTGGGAGACGGTGCAGGAAGTCCGCGCCTCGCTCGACGACGTGCTCGCAGTCCTCGAGGGACGCGAGCCCGCGATCCGTGCCCAGCCCGCCGATGAAGAGGTCGGGTAA
- the surE gene encoding 5'/3'-nucleotidase SurE: MHILVVNDDGILSPGIQVLAEACQTVAHVTVVAPDREQSAQSHALTLTRPLRPVARPDGSWQVDGTPTDCVLLALEALMPEQPAFVFSGINHGPNMGEDVLYSGTVSAAMEAVVLGIPGVAISFAGRREDLLPGYAPILAKLVKRITTLDNYPRNTLLNINLPEVPADEVKGITVARLGSRVFEGSVARQKDPWGREVFWIGGGTITWSGELDTDHAAVAAGYIAVTPLQLDLTNHTLLETVRGWRLEE; encoded by the coding sequence ATGCACATTCTCGTCGTGAACGATGACGGCATCCTCTCGCCCGGGATCCAGGTCCTCGCCGAAGCGTGCCAGACGGTGGCGCATGTGACGGTGGTGGCGCCCGATCGGGAGCAGAGCGCCCAGAGCCATGCCTTGACGCTCACACGACCGCTGCGTCCCGTGGCGCGCCCCGATGGCAGTTGGCAGGTCGACGGGACGCCCACCGATTGCGTGCTGCTGGCGCTCGAGGCGTTGATGCCCGAGCAGCCGGCGTTCGTCTTCTCCGGGATCAACCACGGCCCGAACATGGGCGAGGATGTGCTGTACAGCGGGACCGTTTCCGCGGCGATGGAGGCCGTGGTGCTCGGCATCCCGGGCGTCGCGATCTCCTTTGCGGGTCGGCGCGAGGATCTGCTCCCCGGCTACGCGCCCATCCTGGCCAAGCTGGTCAAGCGGATCACCACACTCGACAACTATCCTCGCAACACGCTGCTCAATATCAACCTCCCCGAAGTTCCGGCCGACGAGGTCAAGGGGATCACGGTTGCCCGCCTCGGCTCGCGGGTCTTCGAGGGGTCGGTGGCCCGCCAGAAGGATCCGTGGGGCCGCGAGGTCTTCTGGATCGGCGGGGGCACCATCACGTGGAGCGGCGAGCTCGACACCGACCACGCGGCCGTCGCGGCGGGGTACATCGCCGTGACCCCGCTGCAACTCGACCTCACGAATCACACGCTCCTCGAAACGGTCCGCGGATGGCGCCTGGAGGAGTAG
- a CDS encoding protein-L-isoaspartate(D-aspartate) O-methyltransferase — MAVLRAVATVPRHHFVPESLRHRAYEDEALPIGSGQTISQPYVQARSCELLALTGRERVLEIGTGSGYQTALLSMLAESVFSIERVPELARRAHDTLRSLGDYENVSVMHADGTLGWKPNAPYQAIVVAAASPAVPKPLVEQLAPGGRLVIPVGSQEGQVLTLVTRDPDGPGYAEQAIHDVRFVPLLGEFGFSPQD, encoded by the coding sequence ATGGCGGTGCTGCGCGCGGTGGCCACCGTGCCGCGCCATCACTTCGTGCCGGAATCGCTGCGACACCGGGCGTACGAGGACGAGGCGCTGCCGATCGGCAGCGGCCAGACCATCTCCCAGCCCTACGTGCAGGCCCGCTCCTGTGAGTTGCTGGCCCTCACCGGGCGCGAGCGCGTGCTGGAGATCGGCACCGGTTCGGGCTACCAGACCGCCCTCTTGTCGATGCTGGCCGAGAGCGTCTTCTCGATCGAACGAGTGCCCGAGCTCGCGCGGCGTGCGCATGACACCCTGCGCTCGCTGGGTGACTACGAGAATGTCTCGGTGATGCATGCCGATGGCACCCTCGGCTGGAAGCCGAATGCACCGTACCAGGCGATTGTCGTCGCCGCGGCATCGCCCGCCGTGCCGAAGCCGCTGGTCGAGCAACTGGCGCCAGGGGGACGATTGGTGATCCCGGTCGGGTCGCAGGAAGGGCAGGTGTTGACGTTGGTGACGCGTGATCCCGATGGACCAGGGTACGCCGAGCAGGCCATCCACGACGTCCGGTTCGTCCCGCTGCTGGGCGAATTCGGCTTTTCCCCGCAGGATTGA
- a CDS encoding DedA family protein, whose amino-acid sequence MEFLKTFVDYFLHLDVHLGELLRSYGNWTYGILFLIVFVETGVVIMPLLPGDSLLFAAGTFAALGDLNPWVLNLILVVAAVLGDGVNYHIGKAIGPRAFSGKIRFLKKEYLDQTQAFYDKHGGKTIILARFIPIIRTFAPFVAGIGTMTYPRFLAYNVIGAVAWVTSFVWIGYGFGNIPAVKERFSLVILGIIGVSVLPIALEVLKGWRARRRPVA is encoded by the coding sequence ATGGAATTCCTCAAGACGTTCGTCGACTATTTCCTGCACCTCGACGTCCATCTCGGGGAGCTGCTTCGCTCGTACGGGAACTGGACGTACGGCATCCTCTTCCTGATCGTCTTCGTCGAAACCGGTGTGGTGATCATGCCGCTGCTTCCCGGGGACTCCTTGCTCTTTGCCGCGGGGACCTTCGCGGCACTCGGCGACCTGAATCCGTGGGTACTGAACCTGATTCTGGTGGTGGCAGCAGTCCTCGGCGACGGCGTCAACTATCACATCGGCAAGGCGATCGGCCCGCGCGCCTTTTCGGGGAAGATCCGTTTCCTGAAGAAGGAGTACCTCGACCAGACGCAGGCCTTCTACGACAAGCACGGCGGAAAGACGATCATCCTGGCGCGCTTCATCCCCATCATCCGCACCTTTGCCCCGTTCGTGGCCGGCATCGGGACGATGACCTATCCCCGCTTCCTGGCGTACAACGTCATCGGCGCGGTGGCGTGGGTCACCTCCTTCGTCTGGATCGGCTATGGCTTCGGGAATATCCCGGCGGTCAAGGAGCGCTTCTCGTTGGTGATCCTGGGGATCATCGGCGTCTCCGTCCTGCCGATTGCGCTGGAGGTGCTGAAAGGGTGGCGAGCACGGCGGCGGCCCGTCGCCTGA
- a CDS encoding DUF305 domain-containing protein produces MATPGASRARADSIRYPYTAADIHFMTGMIGHHAQAIDMARWAPTHGASESMKVLAARIINAQQDEIVIMQRWLRDRQLPVPEAKAGPMMMQMGGMAHEMLMPGMLTEAQMKELDQARGLEFDRLFLQFMIQHHRGAVSMVKDLFATDGAGQNETVFKFASDVNTDQTTEIARMERMLATILFEKRAP; encoded by the coding sequence GTGGCGACCCCGGGAGCATCGCGCGCGCGCGCCGACAGCATCCGGTACCCCTACACGGCCGCCGACATCCATTTCATGACCGGGATGATCGGCCACCACGCGCAGGCGATCGACATGGCCCGGTGGGCGCCGACTCACGGCGCCTCCGAGTCGATGAAGGTGCTCGCCGCACGGATCATCAATGCGCAGCAGGACGAGATCGTCATCATGCAGCGCTGGCTCCGGGACCGACAGCTGCCGGTCCCCGAGGCGAAGGCCGGGCCGATGATGATGCAAATGGGGGGCATGGCGCACGAGATGTTGATGCCGGGGATGCTGACCGAGGCGCAGATGAAGGAGCTCGATCAGGCTCGCGGACTCGAATTCGACCGGCTCTTTCTCCAGTTCATGATCCAGCACCACCGCGGGGCGGTGTCCATGGTGAAGGACCTCTTCGCCACCGACGGGGCCGGCCAGAACGAAACCGTCTTCAAGTTTGCCTCCGACGTCAACACCGACCAGACGACGGAGATTGCCAGGATGGAGCGCATGCTCGCCACGATTCTCTTCGAGAAGCGCGCTCCCTGA